A single window of Myxococcota bacterium DNA harbors:
- a CDS encoding helix-turn-helix transcriptional regulator, protein MPSNNVQRFREALMMSKAELARKAGLSTLTIDRVEAGRPCRLDTKRKVLVALGLRVSDKDRVFGVTDELVQSSVTMTTGRTS, encoded by the coding sequence GTGCCGAGCAACAACGTACAGCGGTTTCGCGAAGCTCTGATGATGAGCAAGGCGGAACTCGCGCGCAAGGCGGGGCTGTCCACCTTGACGATCGATCGAGTCGAAGCGGGCCGTCCGTGCCGCCTCGATACCAAGCGGAAGGTGCTCGTCGCACTCGGGCTCCGCGTCAGTGACAAGGATCGCGTGTTTGGTGTCACGGACGAGTTGGTCCAGAGCAGCGTGACGATGACGACGGGACGCACTTCCTGA
- a CDS encoding prepilin-type N-terminal cleavage/methylation domain-containing protein, producing MQPTAHRHRRRRSGGFSLLEVVIAIGILSFGLLGLALMQVHALTQGRAGRHTGDAAAVARTYIEQVHRIPWAVLTPAVGAGWQNPAWASAPPTWNNLVDNPAGGTSTEHSYGIQWRVSAIGGTACVRDVEIQVNWTEENFPAGKQVVLATRRYDWGGATC from the coding sequence ATGCAGCCGACTGCTCACCGTCACCGTCGACGCCGCTCGGGCGGCTTCTCCCTCCTCGAGGTCGTGATCGCCATCGGCATCCTGTCGTTCGGCCTGCTCGGCCTCGCCCTCATGCAGGTCCACGCCCTCACCCAGGGCCGGGCCGGCCGCCACACCGGCGACGCCGCCGCCGTCGCGCGTACCTATATCGAGCAGGTGCATCGCATTCCCTGGGCCGTGCTGACGCCGGCGGTGGGAGCCGGCTGGCAGAATCCGGCCTGGGCATCCGCACCGCCCACCTGGAACAACCTGGTCGACAACCCCGCTGGCGGCACCAGCACCGAGCACAGCTACGGCATCCAGTGGCGCGTGAGCGCGATCGGCGGCACGGCCTGTGTCCGCGACGTCGAGATCCAGGTGAACTGGACCGAGGAGAACTTCCCCGCCGGCAAGCAGGTCGTCCTCGCGACCCGCCGCTACGACTGGGGAGGTGCCACGTGCTGA
- a CDS encoding sigma-54 dependent transcriptional regulator yields the protein MRGRLLIIDDDEALRESLQLVLAAEGYEVSCAPHAEAALEAIEEAAFDIVLCDLRMPGMDGMELLPLLARRLPESTLVMMSAYGTEELALEAMQRGAYDYLAKPFQPSEALLTLRKAEHREQLRRRAAVLQRDVERVMGERPIVAASPVMIDLLEVMERTAAYKTTVLLLGESGTGKEVLARAIHAQSPRREEAFVAVNCGAIPENLLESELFGHTKGAFTGADRARRGLFSEAHQGTLFLDEIAELPLALQVKLLRVLQEEEVRPVGSSKASQVDVRVIAATARDLEDMVREGSFREDLYYRLNVVQLEVPALRDRPQDIPLLVDHFFAKACQNLGRDLRGVSDEALTQLVGYHWPGNVRELENVLERAVILADDDGVTPGQLPENVVRREEASVGDSPRDFGLKRARKRFEADLILRALDATGGNRTHAARLLEISHRALLYKIKEYGIGD from the coding sequence GTGCGTGGGCGCCTGCTGATCATCGATGACGACGAGGCACTGCGGGAAAGCCTGCAGCTGGTCCTCGCAGCCGAAGGCTACGAAGTCAGCTGCGCCCCTCATGCCGAGGCCGCACTCGAGGCCATCGAAGAGGCGGCCTTCGACATCGTGCTCTGCGATCTGCGGATGCCCGGCATGGACGGGATGGAGCTGCTCCCTCTCCTGGCGCGCCGTCTCCCCGAATCGACGCTGGTGATGATGTCGGCCTACGGCACCGAGGAGCTCGCCCTCGAGGCGATGCAACGCGGCGCCTACGACTATCTCGCGAAGCCCTTCCAGCCGAGCGAAGCACTGCTCACGCTTCGGAAGGCGGAACACCGCGAGCAGCTGCGCCGACGCGCCGCCGTCCTGCAGCGCGACGTGGAACGCGTGATGGGCGAGCGGCCCATCGTGGCCGCCTCACCCGTGATGATCGACCTCCTGGAGGTCATGGAGCGGACCGCGGCCTACAAGACCACGGTCCTGCTTCTCGGCGAGAGCGGGACGGGCAAGGAAGTGTTGGCGCGTGCGATCCACGCCCAGTCTCCACGGCGCGAGGAGGCCTTCGTCGCCGTCAACTGCGGGGCCATCCCCGAGAATCTGCTCGAGAGCGAGCTCTTCGGACACACGAAGGGGGCCTTCACCGGCGCAGACCGCGCCCGTCGGGGCCTCTTTTCGGAAGCCCACCAGGGCACCCTCTTCCTGGACGAGATCGCCGAGCTCCCGCTGGCGCTCCAGGTCAAGCTCCTGCGCGTCCTTCAGGAAGAGGAAGTGCGGCCCGTGGGCAGCTCCAAGGCCTCACAGGTCGACGTGCGGGTCATCGCGGCCACGGCCCGCGACCTCGAAGACATGGTCCGAGAAGGCAGCTTCCGCGAGGACCTCTACTACCGGCTCAACGTGGTCCAGCTCGAAGTCCCTGCCCTTCGCGACCGACCCCAGGACATCCCGCTCCTGGTGGATCACTTCTTCGCGAAGGCCTGTCAGAACCTCGGCCGCGACCTGCGCGGAGTCTCGGACGAGGCACTCACCCAGCTCGTCGGCTACCACTGGCCTGGAAACGTCCGCGAGCTCGAGAACGTGCTGGAGCGCGCCGTCATCCTGGCGGACGACGACGGAGTGACGCCCGGCCAGCTTCCCGAGAACGTCGTGCGGCGCGAGGAGGCGTCGGTGGGTGACAGCCCCCGCGACTTCGGCCTCAAGCGCGCCCGCAAGCGTTTCGAAGCCGATCTGATCCTGCGCGCGCTCGACGCGACCGGCGGCAACCGCACCCATGCGGCCCGCCTCCTCGAGATCAGCCATCGCGCGCTGCTCTACAAAATCAAGGAATACGGCATCGGCGACTAG
- a CDS encoding pilus assembly protein PilP: MMMRKSRRVGGVGSAIVSVMLATSLGCSNEVSGPTTTDFAKEREESAKRAALAEKARAGSAAAKAAVAQRPKPVERKPATAPSAVTSVALIDNGYTYDSTGKRDPFRSFTWDRPDRLVPLAEAGPLEQFDLTQLEVVAVVWRTGNARALLEDPSGESYIVGEGAKVGKNKGHVISIDDNTVVVKETYVDYLGQETTKDIEMRMRRNEGG, encoded by the coding sequence ATGATGATGCGCAAGAGTCGACGCGTCGGAGGGGTGGGGTCGGCCATCGTGAGCGTGATGCTCGCGACGTCGCTCGGGTGCTCGAACGAGGTTTCGGGTCCGACGACGACCGACTTCGCAAAGGAACGCGAAGAGAGTGCGAAGCGCGCGGCGCTGGCCGAGAAGGCCCGAGCCGGTAGCGCTGCGGCGAAGGCGGCTGTTGCACAGCGGCCGAAGCCGGTCGAGAGGAAGCCTGCGACGGCCCCCAGTGCGGTGACGTCGGTGGCACTGATCGACAACGGATACACCTATGACTCCACCGGGAAGCGGGACCCGTTCCGCAGCTTCACCTGGGATCGACCCGATCGCCTGGTGCCCCTGGCGGAGGCTGGACCCCTCGAGCAGTTCGATCTGACGCAGCTCGAGGTGGTGGCCGTGGTGTGGCGTACCGGGAATGCCCGGGCGCTGCTCGAGGATCCGTCGGGTGAGAGTTACATCGTTGGCGAGGGCGCCAAGGTGGGCAAGAACAAAGGTCACGTGATCTCGATCGATGACAACACGGTCGTGGTCAAGGAGACCTACGTCGATTACCTCGGTCAGGAGACGACCAAGGACATCGAGATGCGCATGCGTCGGAACGAAGGGGGATGA
- a CDS encoding PilW family protein, whose product MLSHSSQRRGFTLVELLIAIAAMGFVLVYTLGTFTANRNTYVVIENVSEAHQNTLAIASLVERDIRNAGYMVPPGAAACGVDLAAAPDTLFVSDSDAIRTADTLPSELAGGSNNIALSTIPGSWSGPQNINLGELAVDDQVTYDTDATVGADSDFQVNGGVIFTDLDNPDRGVHCGIVTAVDTANDRITVNKLSPGTPATSGNWAFVPAHVYRINGNALERNGVVMARNVEDLQLAWFYDLDEDGQVDANEDLGAGGTEPNYTADDIGGGGTNADPALLREIRFNLIVRTAENDPTNTTSAGTGQVRENRVNPPGPDGRRRRVHTATIRLRNL is encoded by the coding sequence GTGCTGAGCCATTCCAGCCAGCGACGCGGCTTTACCCTCGTCGAGCTCCTCATCGCGATCGCCGCCATGGGGTTCGTGCTCGTCTACACGCTGGGCACCTTCACGGCGAACCGCAACACCTACGTGGTGATCGAGAACGTCTCGGAAGCCCACCAGAACACGCTGGCCATCGCGAGCCTCGTGGAGCGGGACATCCGCAATGCGGGCTACATGGTGCCTCCGGGCGCCGCCGCCTGCGGGGTCGATCTCGCAGCCGCGCCCGACACGCTCTTCGTCAGCGATTCGGACGCGATCCGCACCGCCGACACCCTGCCGAGCGAGCTGGCGGGCGGTTCGAACAACATCGCGCTCTCGACGATTCCGGGCAGCTGGTCGGGTCCTCAGAACATCAACCTCGGCGAACTCGCCGTCGACGACCAGGTCACCTACGACACCGACGCCACGGTGGGTGCAGACAGTGACTTCCAGGTCAATGGCGGCGTCATCTTCACCGACCTCGACAACCCGGACCGCGGCGTGCACTGCGGCATCGTGACCGCGGTGGACACCGCCAACGATCGGATCACCGTCAACAAGCTGAGCCCGGGCACGCCTGCGACTTCGGGCAACTGGGCGTTCGTGCCCGCGCACGTCTATCGCATCAACGGCAACGCCCTCGAGCGCAACGGAGTCGTGATGGCCCGCAACGTCGAGGACCTCCAGCTGGCCTGGTTCTACGACCTCGACGAGGACGGCCAGGTCGATGCGAACGAGGACCTGGGCGCTGGCGGAACCGAGCCCAACTACACGGCGGACGATATCGGCGGTGGCGGCACGAATGCCGACCCTGCCCTGCTCCGCGAGATCCGCTTCAACCTGATCGTCCGCACGGCGGAGAACGACCCGACCAACACCACCTCGGCGGGCACCGGTCAGGTCCGTGAGAACCGGGTCAACCCGCCGGGCCCGGACGGCCGCAGGCGTCGGGTCCACACCGCCACGATCCGCCTCCGGAATCTCTAG
- a CDS encoding pilus assembly PilX N-terminal domain-containing protein: MEHAHPRSRREGGAALLVAVMMLALMGIIGFASMDTVMRDRQVAGNTSLSQTALYAADAGVASTLDVLRTEVTTSALTPGDCLTGTVPVATLPNNSSYGPDSTAPNQICMLAAAEPCIEDTSLELSFFYTVWNIQSEGTAPGGATARVQATAGRCHSFN; this comes from the coding sequence ATGGAACACGCGCACCCGCGCTCGCGTCGTGAAGGCGGCGCCGCCCTTCTGGTCGCGGTCATGATGCTCGCCCTGATGGGCATCATCGGTTTCGCGTCGATGGACACCGTCATGCGCGATCGCCAGGTCGCGGGCAATACCAGCCTCTCTCAGACGGCCCTCTATGCGGCCGACGCCGGCGTCGCCAGCACCCTGGACGTGCTTCGCACCGAGGTCACCACGTCGGCTCTGACGCCGGGCGACTGCCTCACCGGGACCGTGCCCGTAGCGACACTCCCCAACAACTCGTCGTACGGACCCGACTCGACGGCTCCGAACCAGATCTGCATGCTGGCCGCGGCCGAGCCGTGCATCGAAGACACCAGCCTCGAGCTGAGCTTCTTCTACACGGTCTGGAACATCCAGAGCGAGGGTACTGCTCCCGGCGGCGCCACTGCGCGCGTCCAGGCGACGGCCGGACGCTGCCACTCCTTCAATTGA
- a CDS encoding type 4a pilus biogenesis protein PilO: protein MELSPELQSRLEQVAKLPKGARIGILFGIVAAICAGYYFSIYEAENERLKTLQAKEMELQRKLSEVRSIAANISAFEAEITELEVQLAAALRQLPNQKQLEVLLADISNLGKTAGIEIKSFKRKNEVVHDFYAEVPIAIKLEGNYHEVARFFDLIAKLPRIVNMGAIKMKVANESEVETRLTVNGTATTFRFVGQG from the coding sequence ATGGAACTTTCACCGGAACTCCAGAGTCGTCTCGAGCAGGTCGCGAAGCTCCCGAAGGGGGCCCGCATCGGCATCCTTTTCGGGATCGTTGCCGCGATCTGTGCGGGCTACTACTTCAGCATCTATGAGGCCGAGAACGAGCGTCTGAAGACGCTCCAGGCCAAGGAGATGGAGCTTCAGCGCAAGCTCTCCGAGGTACGCTCGATCGCCGCGAACATCTCCGCTTTCGAGGCGGAGATCACGGAACTCGAGGTGCAGCTCGCAGCCGCGCTCCGCCAGCTGCCGAACCAGAAGCAGCTGGAAGTGCTCCTCGCGGACATCAGCAACCTCGGCAAGACGGCGGGGATCGAGATCAAGTCGTTCAAGCGTAAGAACGAGGTGGTCCACGACTTCTACGCCGAGGTGCCGATCGCGATCAAGCTCGAGGGCAACTATCACGAGGTTGCCCGCTTCTTCGACCTGATCGCGAAGCTGCCCCGGATCGTGAACATGGGCGCGATCAAGATGAAGGTCGCGAACGAATCCGAAGTGGAGACGCGGTTGACGGTGAATGGCACCGCGACGACGTTCCGCTTCGTGGGCCAAGGCTGA
- the pilM gene encoding type IV pilus assembly protein PilM: MKLSFPSFSSQSIVGLDVGSSTIKAVELTQKGRSGSFELSALGVADLPSEAIVQGAFLNASAITESIQEAMENGKIRTKNVAAAVSGHSVIVKKVSLPSMTRDELDEQIRWEAEQYIPFDVNEVNLDFQILEGASDEGQMEVLLVAAKKDLIDDYVQVISEAGLVPVAIDVAAFAVENAFEANYEPAGETVALVNIGAQVVNINIVSNGVPCFTRDITTAGNQYTEEIQKALSISFQEAERIKLGGRGSESQDVVPQEVERAIQSVTETVIGEISRSLDFYGATSADSRIEKVFLSGGAAKVSGFPDAFRERTGLPVEVLNPLQRMLPSNKFEPEYLEDVAPALSVGVGLALRDPEA, from the coding sequence GTGAAACTCAGCTTTCCCAGCTTCAGTAGCCAGTCGATCGTGGGACTCGATGTCGGGTCGTCCACGATCAAGGCGGTCGAGCTAACGCAGAAGGGTCGCTCGGGTAGCTTCGAGCTCTCGGCCCTCGGCGTCGCCGACCTGCCCTCCGAAGCGATCGTTCAGGGGGCCTTCCTGAACGCGAGCGCGATCACCGAGTCCATCCAGGAAGCGATGGAGAACGGAAAGATCCGCACGAAGAACGTCGCCGCGGCGGTGTCGGGCCACTCGGTCATCGTGAAGAAGGTCAGCCTGCCTTCCATGACCCGGGACGAACTCGACGAGCAGATCCGCTGGGAGGCCGAGCAGTACATCCCGTTCGACGTGAACGAGGTCAACCTCGACTTCCAGATCCTCGAAGGCGCAAGCGATGAGGGGCAGATGGAAGTGCTGCTCGTCGCCGCGAAGAAGGATCTCATCGACGACTACGTACAGGTGATCAGTGAGGCCGGGCTCGTGCCGGTGGCCATCGACGTCGCCGCCTTCGCGGTCGAGAACGCCTTCGAGGCGAACTACGAACCCGCGGGTGAGACGGTCGCGCTGGTGAACATCGGGGCCCAGGTCGTGAACATCAACATCGTCTCGAACGGTGTTCCCTGCTTCACGCGTGACATCACGACGGCGGGCAACCAGTACACCGAAGAGATCCAGAAGGCGCTGTCCATCTCCTTCCAGGAGGCCGAGCGGATCAAGCTCGGTGGTCGCGGATCGGAGAGCCAGGACGTCGTGCCGCAGGAAGTCGAGCGGGCGATCCAGTCGGTGACCGAGACGGTGATCGGCGAGATCAGCCGTTCGCTCGATTTCTACGGTGCTACGAGCGCCGACAGCCGCATCGAGAAGGTGTTCCTCTCGGGCGGTGCCGCGAAGGTCTCCGGCTTCCCGGACGCCTTCCGTGAGCGGACCGGCCTTCCGGTGGAGGTGCTCAACCCCCTCCAGCGGATGCTGCCCAGCAACAAGTTCGAGCCGGAGTATCTCGAGGATGTGGCACCTGCACTCAGCGTCGGCGTTGGCCTCGCGCTGCGTGACCCGGAGGCGTGA
- a CDS encoding putative Ig domain-containing protein, with translation MIRPMTRTLGVLASLGLCTACGGGDDSATTGASMDAATQPVEQATTNATNSAPAITRVELSPSSPQPGERLTVEIQASDPENQQLRYEYEWFVNEVRAASTESSYHIEGNVGKGQTIRVSVMAYDGIDRSPAVTDSVRIGNSAPTLHALRLDPEERVSAGSDVTARPQATDQDDDPLEYTYRWDVNGETVWTESDVLSSELFERGDSIVVTVTASDGNDESNEIRSAPIPVVNSNPVITSTPGAFDDEGRFIYPLEVSDPDGDQKFRYRLAKGPLGMEIDIVDGTVRWTPTESQAGKHPVRIEVSDANGGMATQSFLVTLNFEDLDELANTPPASNE, from the coding sequence ATGATTCGACCGATGACGCGCACGCTCGGCGTGCTTGCGAGTCTCGGCCTCTGCACTGCGTGTGGCGGCGGCGACGACTCCGCCACGACGGGAGCGTCGATGGACGCCGCCACCCAGCCCGTCGAGCAGGCCACCACCAATGCCACGAACTCGGCGCCCGCCATCACCCGGGTGGAGCTCTCTCCGAGTTCGCCCCAGCCCGGCGAACGCCTGACGGTGGAGATCCAGGCCAGCGACCCGGAGAACCAGCAGCTCCGCTACGAGTACGAGTGGTTCGTGAACGAGGTGCGCGCGGCGTCGACCGAGTCCAGCTATCACATCGAGGGCAACGTCGGGAAGGGCCAGACGATCCGCGTCTCGGTGATGGCCTACGACGGGATCGACCGCAGCCCGGCTGTCACCGACTCGGTCCGCATCGGGAACTCGGCGCCGACCCTCCATGCCCTACGGCTCGACCCCGAGGAGCGGGTCTCCGCGGGGAGTGACGTGACCGCCCGGCCCCAGGCAACGGATCAGGACGACGACCCGCTCGAGTACACCTATCGCTGGGACGTGAACGGCGAGACGGTGTGGACCGAGAGCGATGTCTTGTCGTCAGAGCTCTTCGAGCGCGGCGACTCGATCGTCGTGACCGTGACCGCCTCGGACGGGAACGACGAGAGCAACGAGATTCGCAGCGCCCCGATCCCGGTCGTGAACTCGAACCCGGTGATCACCTCGACGCCGGGCGCCTTCGACGACGAGGGCCGCTTCATCTATCCGCTCGAGGTGAGCGACCCCGACGGCGATCAGAAGTTCCGCTACCGCCTGGCGAAGGGGCCGCTCGGGATGGAGATCGACATCGTCGACGGGACCGTGCGCTGGACGCCGACCGAATCACAGGCCGGGAAGCACCCGGTCCGGATCGAGGTCAGCGACGCGAACGGGGGCATGGCGACCCAGTCCTTCCTCGTCACGCTGAACTTCGAAGACCTCGACGAGCTGGCGAACACCCCGCCGGCCTCGAACGAGTAA
- a CDS encoding PilN domain-containing protein, with protein sequence MIQINLLPVREAKRAADLRQHVTQLAITLLLVAVTIWYVHDRITDQISVAEQRVAQMEADIEKFKPQLQQVEAFRKKKASLERKIDIIEGLDRARQGPVRVMDELATHTPERLWLDNVETKGTTISLSGRSLDNELVAVFLGSLGDSPYFSDVDLDSTELAKGPDGLKVVKFKIQASVVTPPKNAQS encoded by the coding sequence ATGATTCAGATCAACCTTCTTCCGGTACGTGAGGCGAAGCGTGCTGCCGACCTGCGGCAGCACGTCACGCAACTCGCGATCACGCTGCTCCTGGTCGCAGTGACCATCTGGTACGTCCACGATCGGATCACGGATCAGATCTCCGTGGCCGAGCAGCGCGTCGCCCAGATGGAAGCGGACATCGAGAAGTTCAAGCCCCAGCTCCAGCAAGTGGAGGCCTTCCGCAAGAAGAAGGCGTCCCTCGAGCGCAAGATCGACATCATCGAAGGTCTCGATCGCGCGCGGCAGGGTCCGGTGCGGGTCATGGACGAGCTCGCCACCCACACGCCCGAGCGCCTCTGGCTCGACAACGTGGAGACCAAGGGCACGACGATCAGCCTGTCGGGGCGCAGCCTCGACAACGAGCTGGTGGCCGTCTTCCTCGGTTCGCTGGGTGACTCGCCCTACTTCTCGGACGTCGATCTCGACAGCACCGAGCTGGCGAAGGGCCCGGACGGGCTGAAGGTCGTCAAGTTCAAGATCCAGGCTTCGGTGGTCACGCCGCCGAAGAATGCCCAGAGCTGA
- the pilQ gene encoding type IV pilus secretin PilQ, translating into MISMLEWKTLKFQVAVAAALCGVLAMGACASSSAPPTDTAAVTNEVVDVMVDASVEGSTVTVIGPVQPIFTAFQDGDDRLIVDLASVSVGNLEGSIPVGDGLIESVEVEEHSGAGAGTMTRLAIALTGPADYEIQANEVGLEIDVMPLDAMADASGDDATGWEDDAAEEDPWAAETEEDAVADAETGWDGDEAQASVAAATVLSGVDASAVGEGSLIHLMANGSVETAVTFTLEDPARLVLDLPELQSEVKGQQVEVGSAQVSRVRVGAHADKVRVVVDGGSADAPFDGRRVIPVPTGLVVALGEGAMLEDKVASLMGAAAPVVADTMEALDEELPVETVESEVAETVAEVTPDSDDEAWAAETETETAWEETETEAWETSDEAPLAETTPDETLAANSGSGPVTIYGVEYDAQDETDRVMIMGESAVDYLVFEPEPETVILSISSAKISPDAAVRIAPENPGAVSLVTAFDQPDVETPEVRIVVKRAANLKPTVTRRGSVLIMDFPRSGGLAATPPAYQDTQVAQVPSSAPALGSDSVVTAPAPLTAPAAIAPPEAGLEIAGLPADAANGAPPAAIEILNEGSLMDGKEYAGRRISLDFKEVDIADVLRLIAEVSDLNVIAGDEVKGKVTIRLVDVPWDQALDVILLTKGLGFARIGNVLRIAAADVLAQEEELRLQERRAKEKLEDLVVKLQPVNYADVADVSRMVKELLTPRGSVNTDTRTNTLIIKDIASVIDEATALVKAVDTMTPQVMIEAKIVEASLDFSRELGSRWTFGANPATESTLGTRDYVFQQGDDDGIADGLGNQVVFGNPITAGPTGLLGLAASVLDQKFNFEVELQAAEVNGDGKVISSPRIVTLDNSTANIEQGVSIPFQTFENGDAQLEFVDAVLKLDVTPHITADASIIMEIEVSRNAPDDSVFTLTGSPAIAKNQVQTETLVKDGQTLVLGGIYVVDRSERESRVPYLSRLPGLGRLFKSNEYSDSRKELLVFVSPRIVQTPGGDAS; encoded by the coding sequence ATGATTTCGATGCTGGAGTGGAAGACTTTGAAGTTCCAGGTGGCTGTTGCGGCTGCGCTTTGTGGCGTACTCGCGATGGGTGCGTGCGCGAGCTCGAGTGCTCCGCCGACCGACACCGCGGCTGTAACGAACGAGGTGGTCGACGTGATGGTCGATGCCTCGGTCGAGGGGTCGACGGTGACCGTGATCGGGCCGGTGCAGCCGATCTTCACGGCGTTCCAGGATGGGGACGACCGGTTGATCGTAGATCTCGCGAGTGTGTCCGTGGGTAACCTCGAGGGGTCGATCCCGGTCGGTGACGGCCTGATCGAGAGCGTCGAGGTGGAAGAGCATTCGGGAGCCGGCGCTGGCACGATGACGCGCCTGGCGATCGCGCTCACCGGTCCCGCCGACTACGAGATTCAGGCCAACGAGGTCGGTCTCGAGATCGACGTGATGCCTCTCGACGCGATGGCGGACGCCTCGGGCGATGACGCTACCGGTTGGGAGGACGACGCCGCGGAAGAAGATCCGTGGGCCGCCGAGACCGAGGAAGACGCGGTGGCGGACGCCGAGACGGGTTGGGACGGTGACGAGGCCCAGGCCTCGGTGGCCGCCGCGACCGTGCTCTCGGGTGTCGACGCCAGCGCGGTGGGCGAGGGCTCGCTCATTCACCTGATGGCGAACGGCAGTGTCGAAACCGCCGTGACCTTCACGCTCGAAGATCCGGCTCGCCTGGTGCTCGATCTCCCTGAGCTGCAGAGCGAGGTGAAGGGTCAGCAGGTCGAGGTCGGCTCCGCGCAGGTCAGTCGCGTGCGGGTCGGTGCTCACGCCGACAAGGTGCGTGTGGTCGTGGACGGTGGGTCCGCGGACGCTCCCTTCGATGGTCGCCGGGTGATTCCGGTGCCCACCGGCCTGGTCGTGGCGCTCGGTGAGGGCGCCATGCTCGAGGACAAGGTGGCGAGCCTGATGGGTGCAGCGGCCCCGGTCGTGGCCGACACGATGGAGGCCCTCGACGAGGAGCTGCCGGTCGAGACCGTGGAGTCGGAGGTGGCCGAGACGGTCGCCGAGGTCACCCCGGATTCGGACGACGAGGCTTGGGCCGCGGAGACCGAGACCGAGACGGCTTGGGAAGAGACCGAGACCGAAGCCTGGGAGACCTCGGACGAGGCGCCCCTGGCCGAGACCACGCCTGACGAGACGCTTGCCGCGAACAGTGGCAGCGGTCCGGTCACGATCTACGGGGTCGAGTACGACGCCCAGGACGAGACCGATCGGGTCATGATCATGGGCGAGTCGGCCGTCGACTACCTGGTGTTCGAGCCCGAGCCCGAGACCGTGATCCTGAGCATCTCGAGCGCGAAGATCTCGCCGGATGCCGCCGTGCGGATCGCTCCCGAGAACCCGGGTGCGGTGTCGCTGGTGACGGCCTTCGATCAGCCCGACGTCGAGACGCCCGAAGTGCGGATCGTCGTGAAGCGGGCGGCGAACCTGAAGCCCACGGTGACGCGCCGCGGTTCGGTCCTGATCATGGACTTCCCGCGGTCGGGTGGTCTGGCGGCGACGCCGCCGGCCTACCAGGACACCCAGGTGGCCCAGGTTCCGAGTTCGGCTCCGGCGCTCGGTAGCGACTCGGTCGTGACCGCGCCTGCGCCGCTCACGGCTCCGGCTGCCATCGCGCCGCCCGAAGCGGGCCTCGAGATCGCGGGGCTGCCCGCGGACGCTGCGAACGGCGCCCCGCCGGCCGCGATCGAGATCCTGAACGAAGGCAGCCTGATGGACGGCAAGGAATACGCCGGCCGTCGCATCTCCCTCGACTTCAAGGAAGTCGACATCGCCGACGTGCTCCGCCTGATCGCCGAGGTCTCCGACCTCAACGTGATCGCCGGTGACGAGGTGAAGGGGAAGGTCACGATTCGACTCGTGGACGTTCCCTGGGACCAGGCACTGGACGTGATCCTGCTGACGAAGGGCCTCGGCTTCGCCCGGATCGGTAACGTGCTCCGCATCGCTGCGGCGGACGTACTGGCCCAGGAAGAGGAGCTGCGGCTTCAGGAGCGTCGCGCGAAGGAGAAGCTGGAGGACCTCGTGGTCAAGCTCCAGCCGGTCAACTACGCGGACGTTGCCGACGTGTCCCGCATGGTCAAGGAGCTGTTGACCCCGCGCGGTTCGGTGAACACCGACACGCGGACCAACACCCTGATCATCAAGGACATCGCGTCGGTGATCGACGAGGCGACGGCGCTCGTGAAGGCCGTCGACACGATGACGCCGCAGGTGATGATCGAAGCGAAGATCGTCGAGGCCAGCCTCGACTTCTCGCGCGAGCTCGGTAGCCGTTGGACCTTCGGGGCAAACCCGGCCACCGAGTCCACGCTCGGTACCCGGGACTACGTGTTCCAGCAGGGTGACGATGACGGCATCGCCGACGGCCTGGGCAACCAGGTGGTGTTCGGGAACCCGATCACCGCCGGCCCGACCGGCCTGTTGGGCCTCGCGGCCTCGGTCCTCGACCAGAAGTTCAACTTCGAAGTCGAGCTCCAGGCAGCCGAGGTCAACGGTGACGGCAAGGTCATCTCGAGCCCGCGCATCGTCACGCTGGACAACAGCACGGCCAACATCGAACAGGGTGTGTCGATTCCGTTCCAGACCTTCGAGAACGGTGACGCCCAGCTCGAGTTCGTCGACGCGGTGCTGAAGCTCGACGTCACGCCGCACATCACGGCCGACGCCAGCATCATCATGGAGATCGAGGTCAGCCGGAACGCTCCGGACGACAGCGTCTTCACCCTGACCGGTTCTCCGGCGATCGCCAAGAACCAGGTCCAGACCGAGACGCTGGTGAAGGACGGGCAGACGCTCGTACTCGGTGGCATCTACGTGGTCGACCGCTCCGAGCGCGAGTCGCGGGTTCCGTACCTGTCGCGACTGCCCGGCCTCGGTCGGCTCTTCAAGAGCAACGAGTACAGCGACAGCCGCAAGGAGCTGTTGGTGTTCGTGAGCCCGCGCATCGTCCAGACGCCGGGCGGCGACGCCAGCTAG